From the Streptomyces sp. NBC_01216 genome, the window GCAGGCCGCCTACGCCCGCAAGCGGATCGCCGAGGAGGGCCTGGCCGACCGGATCGAGATCAGGGTCCAGGACTACCGGGACGTCTCGGACGGCCCGTACGACGCGATCTCCTCGATCGGCATGGCCGAGCACGTCGGCGCCGTCCGCTACCGCGAGTACGCCGACACCCTGTACGCCCTCCTGAAGCCCGGCGGCCGGCTGCTCAACCACCAGATCTCCCGCCGCCCGGAACCGGACGAATCCGCCTACCGTGTCGACGCGTTCATCGACGCCTACGTCTTCCCCGACGGCGAGCTGGCCCCGATGGGCCGCACCCTCACCCTGCTGGAGGACGCCGGCTTCGAGGTCCGCGACGTGGAGGCGCTGCGCGAGCACTACGCCCTGACGCTCCGCCGCTGGGTGGCCAACCTGGAGGGCGACTGGGCCCGCGCGGTGCGCGGCACCTCGCCCGGCCGGGCGAGGATCTGGCGGCTCTACATGGCCGCCTCGGCCGTCTCCTTCGAGCGCAACCGGATCGGCGTGAACCAGTTCCTGGCGGTCCGGACGCCGGTGTCCGGACCGTCGGGCGTCGGGCTGCGCCCGCGGGTCTGGAACGAGGCGCGTTAGCGCGCTGAGACCCTGCCCACCGGGAAGGGCCGGCACCCCCGGTACGGGGAGCCGGCCCTTCCTCCTGCTCGCCTCCTGCTCCCGGCCTTCCGGCCGGACGGCCCTACTCGGCCTTGATCGCGGTCAGCATGTTCAGCTTCGCCGCGCTGCGCGCGGGCCACAGCGAGGCCAGCACACCGACCAGTCCGGCCAGGAGGAGGAAGACGCCGATCCGGTCCCAGGGCAGCACCAGGGAATAGCCGGGCATGGTGTCCCGCAGGGTCTCGCCGATCGCCCAGCCGAGGAACGAGCCGAGCCCGATGCCGACCACCGCGCCGAACAGCGAGATGACCACGGCCTCCAGACGCACCATCCGCTTCACCCGGCGCCGGTCGAGGCCGATCGCCCTCAGCATGCCGATCTCCTGCTGACGCTCGAAGACCGACATCGCCAGGGTGTTCACGACCCCCAGCACCGCGATGATCAGGGCCATCGCCAGCAGGCCGTACATGATGTTCAGCATCGTGTTGATGATGCCGCCGAAGGATTCCCGGATGTCCTGCTGGTCCATGACCGTCATGGCCGGGTTGTCGCCGAGGGCCTTCGTCAGGGCCTTCTCCCCGGCGTCCGAGGCGCCGCGGTCCATCTTCACGAAGATCTGCGGGATGTACGGTTCGGCGCCGTGCGCGTCGAGGATCGCGCTGTCGAGGACGACCGGGGAGACGAACTCGCTGTCCTCGAAGACGGCGCCGACGGTCAGTTCGCCCTTCTTGCCGTCGGAGAACTCCACCGGGAGGGTCGTGCCGGCCTTCCAGCCCCGCATCCGTGCCGTCGTGTCGGCGACGGCGATCCGGCCGTCGGCCAGCGAGGCGAGCGATCCGCTCGTGACCTTCAGGTTGAGCACCTGCTCCACGGCGCCGGGGGTGACACCCGAGGCCGAGGCGAAGTCGCCCTTGATCTCCAGGGAGCCGGCCTGCTGCGGCGAGACGGCCGCGACGCCGGGAGCGTTCTCCAGGGCCGTCAGCGCTTCCCGGTTCAGTCCGTCGCCGCTGGCCATGGTGACCATGTAGTCGGCCTTGATCTGATCCGTCGTCATCCGGTCGACGGCCGAGCCGACCGTGACGCCCAGCACCGACAGTCCGGTGACCAGCGTCAGCCCGATGGCGAGCGCGGACGCGGTGGCACCGGTACGCCGGGGGTTGCGGACCGCGTTCCGGCCGGCCAGCTCGCCCGCCACGCCGAAGGACCTCAGGACCGGTCGCGCCAGCGCGATCACGGGGCGGGACAGCAGCGGGATCAACACGATCACGCCGACCAGGGCGAGGAAGGCGCCACCGCCGATCAGCATCCGTCCGTTGTCGCCGCCGGCGCCCGCACCGGCGACGATGCCGAGGGCGCCGAGGGCGGTGAGGACCGCGCCGACCGAGTTGCGCAGGACCAGGGACTTGGTGGTGGCCACCGCGTGGACGCTGCTCATCGCGGCCACCGGCGGGATCTTCGCGGCACGGCGGCCGGGCAGCCACGCGGCCAACATCGTGACCAGCACGCCGACGGCCAGCGCCGAGATCAGCGGGGTGGTGCCGATGACCAGACCGCCTTCCGGGATCCGCATGCCGAAGGAGGCCATGCCGGCCCGCAGGCCGACGGCCAGCAGCACGCCCAGACCGAACCCGGCGAGCGAGGCGACCAGGCCGACCAGACCGGCCTCGGCCAGCACCGAGCGGGTGATCTGCCGACGGGAGGCACCGACCGCGCGCATCAGGGCCAGTTCCTTGGTGCGCTGCGCGACCAGCATCGCGAAGGTGTTGGAGATCAGGAAGACGCCGACGAAGAGCGCGATGCCGGCGAAGGCGAGGAGCATCTGGTTGAGCGCGCTCAGCCCGGACTCGATCTGACGGGCCTGCTCGTCGGCGAGCGCCTGCCCGGTCTGGGCATCGGCCTCCTCGCCCACCAGCGGCTTCACCGCGGCCAGGATCGTGTCGGCGTCGGCGCCGGGCTCTGCGACGACCGAGACGTCCGAGAAGAATCCGGGCTTCAGGTAGAGCTTCTGGGCCACGGCGGTGTCGA encodes:
- a CDS encoding ABC transporter permease, which encodes MFRTALRNVLAHKARLLMTVLAVMLGVAFVSGTLVFTDTLSDAFRNQSAKSYRDVAVAVSARPTGDDPTGTPGLSEQVREKIAGLDGVASATGRVGGFAGVPDRDGKLIGVGWSNRGANFAPGEDGRDPAYRFTAGGGPAEAGQIALDKDTAEQGGYQVGDTVRVATNGPVKEYALSGVFTTEDGAVNAGGSLVLFDTAVAQKLYLKPGFFSDVSVVAEPGADADTILAAVKPLVGEEADAQTGQALADEQARQIESGLSALNQMLLAFAGIALFVGVFLISNTFAMLVAQRTKELALMRAVGASRRQITRSVLAEAGLVGLVASLAGFGLGVLLAVGLRAGMASFGMRIPEGGLVIGTTPLISALAVGVLVTMLAAWLPGRRAAKIPPVAAMSSVHAVATTKSLVLRNSVGAVLTALGALGIVAGAGAGGDNGRMLIGGGAFLALVGVIVLIPLLSRPVIALARPVLRSFGVAGELAGRNAVRNPRRTGATASALAIGLTLVTGLSVLGVTVGSAVDRMTTDQIKADYMVTMASGDGLNREALTALENAPGVAAVSPQQAGSLEIKGDFASASGVTPGAVEQVLNLKVTSGSLASLADGRIAVADTTARMRGWKAGTTLPVEFSDGKKGELTVGAVFEDSEFVSPVVLDSAILDAHGAEPYIPQIFVKMDRGASDAGEKALTKALGDNPAMTVMDQQDIRESFGGIINTMLNIMYGLLAMALIIAVLGVVNTLAMSVFERQQEIGMLRAIGLDRRRVKRMVRLEAVVISLFGAVVGIGLGSFLGWAIGETLRDTMPGYSLVLPWDRIGVFLLLAGLVGVLASLWPARSAAKLNMLTAIKAE